Sequence from the Elusimicrobiota bacterium genome:
ATTACTTTCTTAATTTTGGCGAAAAAAAGGAAAGTAACATTTTTATTTTCTATTATTGGAGGATTATTATTCTTAAATGCTTTGTTTCCATCTTATAGAGATATATTATTTAAACGAATGAAGTACACTGTGGAAGGTAATTTTCAAGTTACTACTTATGTCGGGAAGTTTAACCTAAGATTGGAAGAATCAGCTGCTGCGAGAGTAAATTTCTGGAATAGAATTTTTGAAGAATTTTTACCTAAACATCCTCTTTTAGGCAAGGGGGTTTCAAGATTGCCTGTTGAAGGACAAATTCCGCTTGTAATTGGGGAGACGGGTGTGTTGGGGCTGGTGGCTTTTTTTTGGATGTTAATTGTTATCTGGAAAGAAACAAAAAAGCTTTACATTACAGGCAGGAATGAATTTGAATACAGTATTTCATTAGGATTTTTAATTGCATTTGTGGCAATTTTTTGTCATAGTTTAACCGTAAATACTTTCATTATTATTAGAATTATGGAACCCTTCTGGCTGCTGACAGGCATTATAATGGTTGCAAGAAAAATACAGATGTCACAGGGGGTAACGAAATAACTCTTTTGGAAAATAAGAAATTGAAAGATTGGCAGTTGTTAAGCATTATTATTTTATTTTGGTGAAAAATGTCAGGACAAAAGGTTAAGTTGTATTTAATGCCAAATTTTAATATAATAATACATAGTAAAGTTAGATTCTCTGATAAATTATCTGAGATGAAAAAATGGTGGGGGTGTAAAAAAATGAACAGGATGATTAAAGTATTTTTACTGACAGGTTTAGTTTTAGGTTTGAGGGATTTGTCTTACGGAATTGACTATTATGTTGATTCACTTAACGGATTGGACATAAATAGGGTCTACTGAAAA
This genomic interval carries:
- a CDS encoding O-antigen ligase family protein encodes the protein RAVIVRIDDILIIAVFLMWLVRNAVHKEVQLFVNTPLNRPMLFYTVICIISSALGIIRGDIDPRITFFYVMKYIEYLLLFFLVVNVVESESQLKTMLIIFFTTACIVVLYSYYLIGQGVRPYAPFDIERGVTETATLGGYFLLVLGLTLGMLAYEKQKKLLLFFTSLFFLILPPLIQTQSRASYFGFAGLVITFLILAKKRKVTFLFSIIGGLLFLNALFPSYRDILFKRMKYTVEGNFQVTTYVGKFNLRLEESAAARVNFWNRIFEEFLPKHPLLGKGVSRLPVEGQIPLVIGETGVLGLVAFFWMLIVIWKETKKLYITGRNEFEYSISLGFLIAFVAIFCHSLTVNTFIIIRIMEPFWLLTGIIMVARKIQMSQGVTK